The Coregonus clupeaformis isolate EN_2021a chromosome 3, ASM2061545v1, whole genome shotgun sequence genome includes a region encoding these proteins:
- the LOC121540425 gene encoding chloride intracellular channel protein 2: protein MAQRQNSDKDPTVELFIKAGHDGQNMGNCPFCQRLFMVLWLKGVKFTVTTVDMRKKPAELKDLAPGTNPPFLLYNGTLKTDFIKIEEFLEQTLAPPRYPHLSPLNKESFDVGADIFAKFSAFIKNSPANSTFHEKALLREFKRLDLYLNSPVPEEINHNSRENILVSKRKFLDGNHLTLADCNLLPKLHVIKIAAKKYCDFDIPVQFTGVWRYLNNAYEREEFSQTCPANIEIEKAYLDVANKRQ, encoded by the exons ATGGCACAAAGACAGAACTCCGACAAAGACCCGACTGTTGAACTCTTCATAAAG GCTGGCCACGATGGACAGAACATGGGCAACTGCCCCTTCTGCCAGAGGCTCTTCATGGTCCTGTGGCTAAAAGGAGTCAAGTTCACCGTGACAACCGTCGACATGAGGAA GAAACCAGCAGAGCTGAAGGATTTGGCACCTGGGACCAATCCTCCGTTCCTCCTGTACAACGGCACCCTCAAGACAGACTTCATCAAGATCGAGGAGTTTCTGGAACAGACATTGGCCCCTCCCAg GTATCCACACCTTAGCCCACTCAACAAAGAGTCCTTTGACGTGGGCGCTGACATTTTCGCGAAGTTCTCCGCTTTCATCAAGAACAGCCCAGCCAACAGTACTT TCCATGAGAAGGCGCTGCTGCGGGAGTTCAAGCGCCTGGATCTCTACCTGAACTCCCCCGTCCCTGAAGAGATTAACCACAACTCCAGAGAAAACATTCTCGTCTCCAAGAGGAAGTTCCTGGATGGCAACCATCTCACCCTGGCAGACTGCAACCTGCTGCCCAAGCTGCATGTCATCAAG ATTGCTGCCAAGAAGTACTGTGACTTTGACATCCCGGTCCAGTTCACCGGTGTATGGAGGTACCTGAACAATGCCTACGAGAGGGAGGAGTTCAGTCAGACCTGCCCTGCCAACATCGAGATCGAGAAGGCTTACCTGGACGTAGCCAATAAGAGGCAGTAA